The Vitis riparia cultivar Riparia Gloire de Montpellier isolate 1030 chromosome 10, EGFV_Vit.rip_1.0, whole genome shotgun sequence genome includes a region encoding these proteins:
- the LOC117923361 gene encoding uncharacterized protein LOC117923361 — protein MASLFTCRCISESLSSSFAYHLFFLILTPLIFPFLTLTAAQASLCRTSCGGIPINYPFGIDDGCGSPYYRHILVCPDSGQLELRTPSGRYPVRSLSYSDPHILVSDPFMWNCQDGDAFRPTRPFSLDTSTHFSLSPQNDYLFFNCSEDDVIVEPKPIFCERFPDRCDSSCDSASYLCRHLPECASALGGSSCCSYYPKATESLRLMLKYCASYTSVYWRSSGGNPPDDQIPEYGVRVDFDIPVTTRCLQCQDTTKGGGTCGFDTQTQDFLCLCEQGNTTTYCKDLVVRHNKRIGVIAGTATAVSFAGVVGIAAGIWYLIKLRKKAPVACGVQSNENRLF, from the exons ATGGCTTCTCTCTTCACCTGCAGATGCATATCAGAGAGCTTATCTTCTTCATTTGCTTATCATTTGTTTTTCCTGATTCTTACTCCTCTCATCTTTCCATTTCTCACCCTCACTGCAGCTCAAGCAAGCCTCTGCAGAACCTCCTGTGGTGGCATTCCAATCAACTACCCTTTCGGTATTGATGATGGCTGCGGCAGCCCTTACTACAGACACATCCTTGTGTGCCCGGATTCCGGCCAGCTTGAACTCAGAACCCCTTCCGGGAGGTACCCAGTTCGTAGCCTGAGTTACTCAGATCCCCACATTCTAGTTTCTGATCCTTTCATGTGGAACTGCCAAGATGGGGATGCCTTCCGCCCAACCAGGCCATTTAGTCTCGACACCAGCACCCATTTCTCCCTTTCCCCACAGAATGACTACCTCTTCTTTAACTGTAGTGAAGATGATGTGATCGTCGAACCCAAGCCGATCTTCTGCGAACGCTTCCCTGATCGGTGTGACTCGTCTTGTGACAGTGCTAGTTATCTTTGCCGGCACTTACCGGAATGTGCTTCGGCATTGGGTGGTAGTTCATGCTGCTCTTACTACCCCAAAGCCACAGAATCCCTCAGGCTGATGCTGAAGTATTGTGCAAGCTATACTAGTGTGTACTGGAGAAGCAGTGGTGGAAATCCTCCGGATGATCAGATTCCTGAGTATGGGGTTCGGGTAGATTTCGATATTCCAGTGACAACCCGATGCCTCCAGTGCCAGGATACTACGAAGGGAGGTGGAACTTGTGGATTTGATACTCAAACACAGGATTTCTTGTGCCTTTGTGAGCAAGGAAATACTACCACCTATTGTAAAG ATCTTGTTGTTCGGCATAATAAGAGGATTGGAGTAATTGCAg GGACAGCAACTGCAGTTTCCTTTGCTGGGGTGGTGGGAATTGCAGCTGGGATATGGTACTTAatcaaattgagaaaaaaagcACCAGTGGCTTGTGGGGTTCAGAGCAATGAGAATAGACTATTCTGA
- the LOC117923360 gene encoding putative pectate lyase 2, with the protein MAYTALFLVLSCTLAYYASTLQAYSSLDYTPQTLTSYVPSSSKSSTKKVMNPIDSCWRRKANWASNRRALADCAVGFGKGAMGGKYGATYVVTIPSDDPVNPKPGTLRYGVIQTKPLWIVFAKDMVITLKNELIMNSFKTIDGRGAKVEIAYGPCITIQGVSHVIIHGISIHDCKPGKSGLVRSTTMHVGHRLGSDGDAISIFTSSHVWIDHCYLASCTDGLIDVIHASTAITISNNYFSHHDKVMLFGHDDHFTADKVMSVTVAFNHFGTGLVQRMPRVRFGYAHLANNKYDEWEMYAIGGSANPTILSEGNHFTAPDNANAKEVTKREVKSGWKNWKWRSSKDKFVNGAYFVQSGWGSCAPLYSRSQAFSVADGSMVPALTSDAGPLGCSAGKPC; encoded by the exons ATGGCCTACACGGCCCTTTTCCTAGTGCTTTCCTGCACTCTAGCCTACTACGCTTCAACTTTACAGGCTTACTCATCACTAGACTACACCCCTCAAACGTTAACAAGCTATGTGCCTAGCAGTTCTAAGTCGTCCACTAAAAAAGTCATGAACCCAATAGACTCTTGCTGGCGCAGAAAGGCCAATTGGGCCTCTAATCGCCGCGCCTTGGCTGACTGCGCTGTAGGCTTTGGTAAAGGCGCAATGGGAGGAAAGTATGGCGCCACGTATGTAGTCACTATCCCTTCTGATGATCCGGTGAATCCCAAACCAGGCACGCTTCGTTATGGTGTAATTCAGACTAAGCCGCTTTGGATCGTTTTTGCTAAGGACATGGTGATTACGCTGAAAAATGAGTTGATTATGAATAGTTTCAAGACTATTGATGGGAGGGGAGCGAAGGTGGAGATTGCTTACGGGCCGTGCATCACTATACAAGGTGTGAGCCATGTTATTATACATGGGATTAGTATTCATGACTGTAAGCCTGGGAAGTCTGGCCTTGTTAGGAGTACTACAATGCACGTTGGTCATCGCCTCGGCTCTGATGGTGATGCGATCAGTATATTCACTTCTTCGCATGTTTGGATTGACCATTGCTATCTCGCTAGCTGCACCGATGGCCTTATCGATGTTATTCATGCGTCTACTGCTATCACCATTTCTAACAACTACTTCTCTCACCATGATAAA gtaatGCTGTTTGGGCACGATGATCACTTCACTGCAGATAAAGTCATGAGTGTTACAGTCGCCTTCAACCATTTTGGCACTGGTCTAGTTCAAAGGATGCCAAG GGTTAGATTTGGCTATGCCCACCTTGCCAACAACAAGTATGATGAATGGGAGATGTATGCCATTGGTGGGAGTGCTAATCCAACCATCTTAAGCGAAGGGAACCACTTTACTGCTCCTGACAATGCCAACGCCAAAGAG GTTACCAAGAGAGAGGTTAAAAGTGGTTGGAAGAATTGGAAATGGAGGTCCTCTAAGGATAAATTTGTGAATGGTGCATACTTTGTTCAATCTGGATGGGGAAGCTGTGCCCCGCTTTACTCTCGATCCCAAGCATTTTctgttgctgatggttcaaTGGTTCCTGCTTTAACATCTGATGCGGGTCCTTTGGGTTGTTCTGCTGGCAAACCATGTTGA
- the LOC117923362 gene encoding stigma-specific STIG1-like protein 3 yields the protein MSTLSTIFMLTVVLALAAINSATSDEEEEPFFEDPDNSSSVKAENTEPTESKKQMSLRGASRFLEQRARLTCDKYPKACESKGSSTRDNLCCNKKCVNVKVEKLNCGACGKRCKFSEICCNGRCVNPSANKNHCGGCGNSCQEGDFCAFGMCSYSYA from the coding sequence atgagTACCCTAAGCACAATTTTCATGCTGACCGTGGTCTTGGCTTTGGCTGCTATAAACTCAGCAACATCAGATGAAGAGGAGGAGCCCTTCTTTGAAGACCCAGATAACAGCAGTAGTGTTAAAGCTGAAAATACTGAGCCTACAGAGAGTAAGAAACAGATGTCGCTTCGGGGGGCTAGCCGGTTTCTGGAGCAGCGAGCCAGGCTGACATGCGACAAGTACCCTAAAGCATGCGAGTCCAAGGGAAGCAGCACTCGAGATAACCTCTGCTGCAACAAGAAGTGTGTGAATGTGAAGGTGGAAAAGCTTAACTGTGGGGCGTGTGGGAAGAGGTGTAAGTTCTCTGAGATTTGCTGCAATGGGCGGTGCGTCAACCCGTCTGCCAACAAGAACCATTGCGGGGGCTGCGGGAATAGCTGCCAGGAAGGGGATTTTTGTGCGTTTGGGATGTGCAGCTACAGCTACGCGTAG